Proteins found in one Clostridium kluyveri DSM 555 genomic segment:
- a CDS encoding coproporphyrinogen III oxidase: MEVKVKLNCERYRYHIFQIINLFYEFSNIIFVEKDNWDFNIEILIDRVIIKHDNEVYEGKFESCLKEKENIRKIIFLYFSDRTCKKLPWGTLIGIRPSKIALELIEKGENYEGIVEYFRNHFCCERRKAELCINVAAKEKDLVNTHSRNISVYVGMPFCPTRCLYCSFTSNPIENFKDLVEPYIESLIYEIRQISSYIKKNKLNIECIYFGGGTPTSVDDEKFKKIICEIYDNFVYGHRIKEFNVECGRPDSMTLNKLKTMKKYGVNRISINPQTMNDSTLEFIGRNHRVEDIKEKFHMARECGFDNINMDIIVGLPGEGIEHIDKTCTEIEKLSPDSLTVHGMSVKRGSKLYENMINNTKYLTPDAVELNLMYERTARAAEALNMEPYYLYRQKNMVGNMENIGYAARYNFGLYNIEMVEERQTIIGCGADAVTKVVFLEENRLERHGNIKDVKEYVNRTEEMVKKKIMLLNTLYGNFPIS, translated from the coding sequence ATGGAAGTGAAGGTTAAATTAAATTGTGAGAGGTATAGATATCATATTTTTCAAATAATAAATTTATTCTATGAATTTTCAAATATAATTTTTGTAGAAAAGGATAATTGGGATTTTAATATAGAAATATTAATAGATAGAGTTATAATAAAACATGATAATGAAGTTTATGAAGGTAAATTTGAAAGCTGTTTGAAAGAAAAGGAAAATATAAGAAAGATAATATTTCTATATTTTAGTGATAGAACCTGCAAAAAATTGCCCTGGGGAACTTTGATTGGCATAAGGCCAAGTAAAATAGCACTGGAACTTATAGAGAAAGGGGAAAATTACGAAGGTATAGTTGAATACTTTCGTAATCATTTTTGTTGTGAAAGACGCAAAGCAGAGCTTTGCATAAATGTAGCAGCAAAGGAAAAAGACCTGGTGAATACACACAGCAGGAATATAAGTGTATATGTGGGAATGCCCTTTTGTCCTACCAGATGTCTTTACTGTTCTTTTACTTCCAATCCTATTGAAAATTTTAAGGATTTAGTAGAACCTTATATTGAAAGTTTGATCTATGAAATAAGGCAGATTTCAAGCTATATTAAAAAAAATAAATTGAATATAGAATGTATATATTTTGGAGGAGGTACCCCTACTTCTGTTGATGATGAAAAATTCAAAAAAATAATCTGTGAAATATATGATAATTTTGTATATGGACATAGAATAAAAGAGTTTAATGTAGAGTGCGGCAGGCCTGACAGTATGACTTTAAATAAATTGAAAACCATGAAAAAATATGGGGTGAACAGGATAAGTATAAACCCGCAAACCATGAATGACAGTACTCTCGAATTTATTGGGAGAAATCATAGGGTAGAGGATATAAAAGAAAAATTTCATATGGCAAGAGAGTGTGGGTTTGACAATATAAATATGGATATAATTGTGGGACTTCCCGGAGAAGGGATTGAGCATATAGACAAAACTTGCACTGAAATAGAAAAACTTTCTCCAGATAGCTTGACAGTACATGGCATGTCTGTTAAAAGAGGATCTAAACTTTATGAAAATATGATAAATAATACAAAATATTTAACTCCAGATGCAGTGGAATTAAATCTTATGTATGAAAGAACAGCCAGGGCTGCTGAAGCTTTAAATATGGAACCTTATTATTTATACAGACAAAAAAACATGGTGGGTAATATGGAGAATATAGGGTACGCTGCAAGGTATAATTTTGGACTCTATAATATAGAAATGGTTGAAGAGAGGCAGACTATAATAGGCTGTGGAGCTGATGCTGTTACCAAAGTAGTATTTTTAGAGGAAAACAGATTAGAAAGACATGGAAATATAAAGGATGTAAAAGAATATGTAAATAGAACAGAGGAAATGGTAAAGAAAAAGATAATGCTTTTAAACACTCTTTATGGAAACTTTCCAATTTCATAG
- a CDS encoding MBL fold metallo-hydrolase, whose amino-acid sequence MKIKSLVVGSYGTNCYILIDEGSLQCAVIDPGGDAPQIIKAVEDSKCKVKYILLTHGHIDHTGAVVELKNKYNAPVAISEKDYKMVQQGAFVYGNIGNEAPLYIKDNQIFEIGDIKLKAIYTPGHTPGGVSFLTDKVVFSGDTLFQGSIGRTDFPGGDFETIIDSIKTKIIVLPNETVVLSGHGPKTFVGEEKMHNPFL is encoded by the coding sequence ATGAAAATAAAAAGTTTGGTTGTGGGATCTTATGGGACTAATTGCTATATATTAATAGATGAGGGCAGCTTGCAGTGTGCGGTAATTGATCCAGGTGGAGATGCCCCGCAGATAATAAAAGCTGTGGAGGATTCAAAATGTAAAGTGAAATATATACTGCTGACCCATGGACATATAGACCATACAGGTGCCGTAGTAGAATTGAAAAATAAATATAATGCCCCTGTAGCAATAAGTGAGAAGGATTATAAAATGGTGCAGCAGGGAGCTTTTGTATATGGAAATATAGGAAATGAGGCTCCACTTTATATTAAAGACAATCAGATATTTGAAATCGGAGATATAAAGTTAAAGGCTATTTATACACCAGGGCATACTCCGGGGGGTGTAAGCTTTTTAACAGATAAAGTAGTATTTTCAGGAGATACACTGTTTCAAGGCTCCATTGGAAGAACTGATTTTCCAGGGGGAGATTTTGAAACAATTATAGATAGTATAAAAACTAAAATTATAGTTTTACCAAATGAAACTGTAGTGTTATCAGGCCATGGACCTAAGACCTTTGTAGGGGAGGAAAAGATGCATAATCCTTTTCTGTAA
- the dtd gene encoding D-aminoacyl-tRNA deacylase, which translates to MRAVVQRVKRSKVEVDGKIIGEIGKGLNVLLGISVEDKKEDISYMKDKILNLRIFEDEEGKLNKSLLDVQGELLIISQFTLYGDCRKGRRPSFIKALGGEKARSVYNEFIDQCKDSVHNVQTGEFGADMLVSIENDGPVTIMVDSEKIF; encoded by the coding sequence ATGCGAGCAGTGGTTCAAAGGGTAAAAAGATCTAAAGTTGAAGTGGATGGAAAAATTATAGGTGAAATAGGAAAAGGGTTAAATGTACTTTTGGGTATATCTGTAGAAGATAAAAAAGAAGATATATCCTATATGAAAGATAAGATATTAAATCTCAGAATATTTGAAGATGAAGAGGGAAAGCTCAATAAATCTCTTCTGGATGTTCAAGGAGAGTTACTTATAATTTCTCAATTCACATTATACGGAGATTGCAGAAAAGGCAGAAGACCCAGCTTTATAAAAGCTTTAGGGGGAGAAAAGGCAAGGAGCGTCTACAATGAATTTATAGATCAGTGTAAAGATTCAGTCCATAATGTTCAAACAGGAGAATTTGGAGCAGATATGCTGGTTTCCATAGAAAATGACGGTCCGGTAACTATTATGGTAGACAGTGAGAAAATTTTTTAA